The sequence AGAATATTTATACCCTTGAATAACGTATCTTTCTGCCCCCTTAAGCCATTCCCCAATTTCCTCAAAGTCATCGACATTCAGCAGTTTTTCATGAACTGTAGTCCTAAATTCGTAACCTAAACCCGAGCTCATTAGCAATTCCGCGCTTTTATTAACCCTCAAAATATCACTCTTATCCTTTACAAAGAAGTGATATTTATTGAGCGGAGCCTTTATATCCATGGCGACGTAATCTACAAGTCCCCCAGATATTAACCTTTTCAATACCTCTGGCCTGGCCCCATTGGTATCCAGTTTTACCTTAAACCCTATCTCTTTTATCCTCTTTATAAAACCCTCAAGCCCTCCCCAGAGGGTTGGTTCACCACCGGTTATACATACACCATCTAATAGATTGCTCCTCTTTATAAGATAACTCAAAGATATCTCTTCTGAAATACGCCCTTCATCAACCGCTTTTATAAGAGAGCTGTTATGGCAGTAAGGACAGCAAAAGTTGCAGCCCGATACAAAAATCGTAGCTGCAACATGGCCAGGATAGTCAGCCATAGAGACTGGCATCAGGTCATATATCATATTACAAATTCCTTCCTCTCTGAAAATTCCTTTTGCTTGCCTCTGTTCCAGCACTGTACAGGCCTGTAATATCCAACCACCCTGCTGTATACTTCTGTATTCTTACCACAGTACGGACAGTTAAAGTGTTCACCATCTATATATCCATGGTCGTCACAGATAGAAAACGTAGGTGTTATAGTGTAATATGGCAGATGATAGTTTTCAGCAATCTTTCTTACCAATGACTTGCAGGTTTGCACATCGTATATCCTTTCACCTACGAATCCGTGCAGTACTGTCCCGCCTGTGTATTTACACTGTAGTTCATCCTGAATATCCAGAGCCGTGAATATATCCTCAGTAAAATCCACAGGAAGTTGAGTGGAGTTGGTATAATACGGTTCATTATCTCCGCAGGTTATGATATCTTTAAAAAGTTCTCTGTCCTTTTTTGCCAGCCTATACGTTGCGCCTTCAGCAGGAGAAGCTTCGAGGTTGTATAGTATACCACTCTCTTCTTGATACCTTTCCATCTTTTCTCTCATAAAGTCCAGCACCCTAAGGGCAAAATTCCTGCCCTTCTCTGCAGCTATACCGCACCCCATAAAGTTTAATAGGGCCTCATTCATACCCACAAGACCTATAGTGTTGAAATGATTCTGCCAGTATGCCCCAAACCTGGCATATACGTCGCGCAGATAAAATTTAGCGTAGGGGTATAATCCCTCCTGTGTCATCCTTTCCAGTACCTCTCTCTTTATCTCAAGGCTGGTCCTGGCAATATCCATCAGTTTACCCACTCTATCAAAAAACTCATCCTCTGACTTTGAAAGATATCCTATCCTCGGCATATTTATAGTAACAACACCTATGGAACCTGTGAGTGGGTTTGCCCCAAAAAGTCCGCCACCTCTCTTCTTAAGTTCTCTGTTATCCAAGCGCAATCTACAGCACATAGACCTTACATCATCCGGACTCATGTCGCTGTTAATAAAGTTAGAGAAGTATGGAAGACCATACTTAGCGGTCATTTCCATTATCTTATCAACCACAGGATTGTCCCAGTCAAAATCTTTTGTAATATTATAAGTCGGAATGGGAAATGTGAATATTCTGCCGTTAGCATCACCCTCCATCATTACCTCAGCAAAGGCCATGTTGAGCATATCCATCTCCGGTTTAAACTCACCATATGTCCTGTCCATGAGCCTGCCACCTATCACCACCGGC is a genomic window of Calorimonas adulescens containing:
- a CDS encoding ribonucleoside triphosphate reductase — translated: MFTQIVKRDGSLQDFDSLKIENAIFKAAKAVGGNDRSIAKSLTEKVVELLRDKFKESMPSVEDVQDIVEKVLIESGHAKTAKAYILYRKQHQDIREFKNVFLDIEETIDQYIGRADWRINENSNMDYSLQGLNNHISSSVTARYWLNKIYPQEVRDAHINGDLHIHDLGLLSVYCCGWDLKDLLINGFTGVTGKVASRPPKHFRTALGQIVNFFYTLQGEAAGAQAFSNFDTYLAPFIYYDNLTYPEVRQAMQEFIFNLNVPTRVGFQTPFVNITMDLTPPNILANEPVVIGGRLMDRTYGEFKPEMDMLNMAFAEVMMEGDANGRIFTFPIPTYNITKDFDWDNPVVDKIMEMTAKYGLPYFSNFINSDMSPDDVRSMCCRLRLDNRELKKRGGGLFGANPLTGSIGVVTINMPRIGYLSKSEDEFFDRVGKLMDIARTSLEIKREVLERMTQEGLYPYAKFYLRDVYARFGAYWQNHFNTIGLVGMNEALLNFMGCGIAAEKGRNFALRVLDFMREKMERYQEESGILYNLEASPAEGATYRLAKKDRELFKDIITCGDNEPYYTNSTQLPVDFTEDIFTALDIQDELQCKYTGGTVLHGFVGERIYDVQTCKSLVRKIAENYHLPYYTITPTFSICDDHGYIDGEHFNCPYCGKNTEVYSRVVGYYRPVQCWNRGKQKEFSERKEFVI
- a CDS encoding anaerobic ribonucleoside-triphosphate reductase activating protein — protein: MIYDLMPVSMADYPGHVAATIFVSGCNFCCPYCHNSSLIKAVDEGRISEEISLSYLIKRSNLLDGVCITGGEPTLWGGLEGFIKRIKEIGFKVKLDTNGARPEVLKRLISGGLVDYVAMDIKAPLNKYHFFVKDKSDILRVNKSAELLMSSGLGYEFRTTVHEKLLNVDDFEEIGEWLKGAERYVIQGYKYSDDILNKDFCGVSPCSIDYLEDIKRKVERCFGEVLIRA